The Micromonospora sp. Llam0 genome includes a window with the following:
- the dapB gene encoding 4-hydroxy-tetrahydrodipicolinate reductase, translated as MAARSSAAPVRVGVLGARGRMGVQVCRAVEGADGLALVATIDEGDRLSDASDAAAEVVVDFTNPDAVMDNLRWCVDQGINVVVGTSGFTDQRLDQVRSWLTDRPEIGVVIAPNFGIGAVLMMQFAAKAARHFESVEIIEQHHSAKVDAPSGTAGHTARVIAAARAAAGSAAMPDATTAEVPGARGADIDGIRVHSVRAAGLVAHQEVLFGTAGETLTIRHDSYDRASFMPGVLLAVRAVTRRPGLTVGLDSLLD; from the coding sequence GTGGCCGCCCGGTCGTCCGCCGCACCGGTCCGGGTCGGCGTGCTCGGGGCCCGCGGCCGGATGGGCGTGCAGGTCTGCCGGGCGGTCGAGGGGGCCGACGGACTCGCCCTCGTCGCCACGATCGACGAGGGCGACCGGCTGTCCGACGCCTCGGACGCCGCCGCCGAGGTGGTCGTCGACTTCACCAACCCCGACGCGGTGATGGACAACCTGCGCTGGTGCGTCGACCAGGGGATCAACGTGGTCGTGGGGACCAGCGGGTTCACCGATCAGCGCCTCGACCAGGTCCGCTCCTGGCTGACCGACAGGCCCGAGATCGGCGTGGTGATCGCCCCCAACTTCGGCATCGGCGCGGTGCTGATGATGCAGTTCGCGGCGAAGGCGGCGCGGCACTTCGAGTCCGTCGAGATCATCGAGCAGCACCACTCGGCCAAGGTGGACGCGCCCAGCGGCACCGCCGGGCACACCGCGCGGGTGATCGCGGCGGCCCGGGCCGCCGCCGGGTCGGCCGCGATGCCGGACGCCACCACCGCCGAGGTGCCCGGCGCGCGGGGCGCGGACATCGACGGGATCCGGGTGCACTCGGTACGGGCCGCCGGTCTGGTCGCGCACCAGGAGGTGCTGTTCGGCACGGCGGGGGAGACCCTGACGATCCGGCACGACTCCTACGACCGTGCGTCGTTCATGCCGGGGGTGCTGCTGGCGGTACGGGCGGTGACGCGCCGCCCCGGGTTGACCGTCGGGCTGGACAGCCTGCTCGACTGA